A single window of Microplitis demolitor isolate Queensland-Clemson2020A chromosome 7, iyMicDemo2.1a, whole genome shotgun sequence DNA harbors:
- the LOC103580479 gene encoding uncharacterized protein LOC103580479, producing MAETISAWIRSRLGVIIDLTPSSIGNCCRDGTFYGKILHSYAIINDSQLNTIKHTTDPALARVNLRHLQVWLRFIGVDCDQESIQDISNGKGSAALNLLYKIFLCLENKDRLHFITLEKEREKYIPTSTKFDVKVVSEEPEFDASLPEHPLLKLLESNTSLSSSHKQEVQKMISDYLRGRHSKVRFSQTSESETVSQDSVDELLKNKPVGRRSNREEVKKSAKSKVLAELDEFAEKHADVSHSKSETYEIHGRPEAAKQYIEELKARRKQEAEIQQRSNQIQNAALSQFWEKFEKDQEYKFDEITARTVLRQSRYEKKMVTKLCEIHAQKDRLAANRQMVDELMFKAKEDHARLIQESKREMKLWDNEELGDEARRFNELQSRMQDEEKEKVKLEIIKTAQDIVGDLIMLAVNSVDSEIPRSLWNEWKSLFIKGIKIFPSRYEESFNEDYNEAENRFGSKADYEVKSEKETKEDPEVISDYNLHENALIDKGLYDYLNISGPWSEFAPEIDQQDKEFIDLGSVVLGYVVNKLLHEYPHEPMRPKLPEVKVRAVILGVPDSKNYLTIQDLLKHKKISVIRVEDAINYCLQCYKEEMKDYDHVEVGKLETESESSINLKSLERDDKNKSTIVNKKTQTPKIIPYDDMHPTLSDSAYIGKWIHEFFLLGEPISDELMSKIIFEHLKNINTKGWVLINYPETYRQLAYLEFSLSGKSPSDIEKVFNFNEDDTEDAEFEPRIKYSHPETIFYRESKLLPNPLIKSNDKFNSCLTAYIKMLPKPKEVDANAEELFEIRAEDATRSDEFYGQQGIAKVVYYDQCDNATLKRVARLVIGDVKLPRKPSVEIFGSAASKADAEDKSSEILTNSSAKSFKSLESSESHEDKVKPGEEKWTWIDLPLTLEVTKALILLWRNCENTYLDGLKDILWLKRLNLTAIIPYKDYVYNRVIQYRSKDGGDKLELVQKFKSALNDVLGSGKVNENVKNELCSKLDEFQMELWEICDVKRRRAEEERNKIVEDDWATKQIIVLVNVYVTIIQIEMDRFVDTLQFLRTYYLTMLKRAIGDNIFKKIILDKFITEGNVSDTEEKGSMKFPKLPEINDTALKKEISNLMINADDNLLDQAKSHCLEIIKPTVNYAESTIVDVSTSAVDDLKKERVIKSTRRSSDVKESKVKKKVSKSSETSVKTKKITSGTKKKKNLFLEWEYALMYEINRIKMRIKIIKSAIEVDIDFLLGNIRRGFISAYRSINERYKSEINNVDYLIKLFHIAIDNGRIFEEEIILVDDCFVIQRDLSTIDTLASEDDKSDDDIKFRLEQLCYLKDVLQSVEPCGIISKVAFVYILQDLVICTEDGDEEEEELEEGEYKISSLPKAWFELTPREIEKIIDEIFKDDTVDWREFIIYALDIYLSQDALLDALYALKKLDSNNDEIISKEEFLSVHLSPFNFESDHEAVDEKMVREEIFDKEIKEEFLEKEILKNIDQNNPIKLENEQTIEVTGEKKEIMDGKDINTEKRNSDEEIERLYLMKLFVCNIFSIDDNNVNYMDILLAFCKDDNPVYGFGKALSVALSQSICLDYEEGERYVVNIEKKYLAKEVRKQAKEMCRRCVGQLIDEVIDYCDESAIKISETANIKYDDNEPYEDDDMQVMTYKDDIDLLFINNEDFYDYQNHNVIYFNAGGHRARRTSTRKVIYWISINFCEEVLVKLLPKKVIEQVNISTEMSLNENLQVVSSEVQCNIKVNPKFVLAHRLIHHDFIIKLLESTNKFTNKNLNSVVRKVMEERK from the exons atggctGAAACAATAAGTGCGTGGATACGTTCAAGACTCGGtgtaataattgatttaactCCATCATCAATAGGAAATTGCTGTCGCGATGGGACATTTTATGGGAAAATATTACACAGTTACGCTATAATAAATGACAGCCAATTAAATACTATAAAACATACAACAGACCCAGCATTGGCACGTGTCAATTTACGACATCTTCAAGTATGGCTGCGATTTATCGGAGTCGACTGCGATCAAGAGTCCATTCAGGACATATCCAACGGCAAGGGTTCTGCAGCTTTGAATTtactttacaaaatatttctgtGCCTTGAAAATAAAGATCGCTTACATTTCATAACCCTCGAGAAAGAACgcgaaaaatatattccgACTTCAACGAAATTCGACGTTAAAGTTGTTTCAGAAGAACCGGAGTTCGATGCGAGTTTACCAGAACATCcgttacttaaattattagaaagtAACACGAGTTTGTCAAGTTCACATAAACAAGAAgttcaaaaaatgatcagtGATTATTTGCGTGGACGTCATAGTAAAGTACGTTTTTCACAAACGTCTGAATCGGAAACGGTTAGTCAGGATTCTGTTGatgaattgttgaaaaataaacctGTAGGTCGTCGGTCTAATCGTGAGGAAGTTAAGAAAAGTGCTAAAAGTAAAGTTTTGGCAGAACTTGATGAATTTGCTGAAAAACATGCTGACGTATCACATTCAAAAAGtgaaa cttATGAAATTCACGGTCGCCCGGAAGCAGCGAAACAATACATTGAGGAGTTAAAAGCTCGTAGAAAACAAGAAGCAGAAATCCAACAACGTAGTAACCAAATTCAAAACGCGGCTTTGTCTCAATTttgggaaaaatttgaaaaagatcAAGAGTATAAATTCGATGAAATAACTGCCCGTACGGTATTACGTCAGTCGcggtatgaaaaaaaaatggtgacTAAATTATGCGAAATACACGCACAGAAAGACAGACTGGCTGCTAATAGGCAGATGGTTGACGAACTGATGTTCAAAGCAAAAGAGGATCACGCGCGTTTGATCCAAGAAAGCAAACGTGAAATGAAGCTTTGGGATAATGAGGAGCTGGGCGACGAAGCTCGGAGATTCAATGAATTGCAAAGCCGTATGCAAGATGAGGAAAAGGAAAAAGTTAAGCTTGAAATCATTAAAACGGCTCAAGATATTGTTGGTGACTTGATTATGCTTGCGGTTAATTCTGTGGATTCTGAAATCCCCCGTAGTTTGTGGAATGAATGGAAGAGTTTATTCATCAAaggtatcaaaatttttccatctcGTTACGAAGAATCCTTTAACGAAGATTATAATGAGGCAGAGAATCGGTTTGGAAGTAAAGCTGATTACGAAGTCAAAAGCGAAAAGGAAACAAAGGAAGATCCTGAAGTCATTTCTGATTACAACCTTCACGAAAATGCTTTGATTGATAAAGGTTTGTATGATTATCTAAACATAAGTGGACCTTGGAGTGAATTTGCTCCAGAAATCGATCAACAAGATAAAGAATTCATTGATTTGGGGTCAGTGGTCTTAGGGTatgttgttaataaattattacacgaATATCCGCACGAGCCCATGAGACCCAAACTCCCTGAGGTCAAAGTCCGGGCAGTCATACTCGGAGTtcctgattcaaaaaattatcttacgATTCAAGACTTACTGaagcacaaaaaaatatctgtcaTTCGTGTTGAAGACGCCATTAATTACTGCCTGCAGTGCTACAAAGAAGAGATGAAAGATTACGATCACGTCGAAGTGGGAAAGCTGGAAACTGAATCTGAATCCTCAATAAATCTTAAGTCTTTGGAaagagatgataaaaataaaagtacaattgttaataaaaaaacgcaGACTCCCAAAATAATTCCTTACGATGACATGCATCCTACATTAAGTGACAGCGCGTATATCGGTAAATGGATCCAcgaattttttctgttaggAGAACCGATTTCTGATGAATTGatgagtaaaattattttcgaacacctaaaaaatataaatacaaaaggATGGGTCTTGATAAATTATCCTGAAACTTATCGACAATTAGCGTATCTTGAGTTTTCATTGAGTGGAAAATCACCCAGTGATATAGAAAAagtgtttaattttaatgaagatGATACTGAAGATGCTGAGTTTGAACCTCGTATAAAATACAGTCATCCAGAGACGATTTTTTATCGCGAATCCAAGTTACTGCCGAACCCATTAATTAAAtcgaatgataaatttaattcttgttTGACTGCGTACATAAAAATGCTACCGAAACCTAAAGAAGTTGATGCCAACGCTGAAGAACTATTTGAAATACGGGCTGAAGACGCGACGCGATCAGATGAATTTTATGGCCAACAAGGAATAGCTAAAGTTGTTTATTATGATCAGTGTGACAATGCGACCCTTAAAAGAGTTGCGAGACTCGTGATTGGAGACGTCAAGTTGCCGAGGAAGCCTTCTGTAGAAATTTTCGGAAGTGCTGCCAGCAAAGCTGATGCTGAAGATAAATCTagtgaaattttaacaaacaGTTCTGCTAAATCATTCAAAAGTTTGGAAAGTTCTGAATCTCATGAAGACAAAGTTAAACCTGGAGAAGAAAAGTGGACTTGGATTGATTTGCCTCTGACTCTTGAGGTTACGAAGGCGTTGATTTTGCTGTGGAGGAACTGCGAAAATACTTATCTTGATGGGTTAAAAGATATTTTGTGGTTAAAGAGATTGAATCTGACTGCGATTATTCCTTATAAAGATTACGTTTACAATCGTGTGATTCAGTACAGAAGTAAAGATGGTGGTGACAAACTAGAGCTTGTCCAAAAGTTTAAATCAGCACTCAATGATGTTCTCGGAAGTGGAAAAGTAAATGAGAATGTGAAGAATGAGTTGTGCAGCAAGCTTGATGAATTTCAGATGGAATTGTGGGAAATTTGTGATGTAAAGAGACGACGAGCTGAAGAAgaaaggaataaaattgttgagGATGACTGGGCTACCAAGCAAATTATTGTTCTGGTTAATGTTTATGTCACGATTATACAGATTGAGATGGACCGCTTTGTTGATACTCTACAATTTTTGAGGACTTATTACCTGACGATGCTGAAACGGGCGATTggagataatatttttaaaaaaattatacttgataaatttattacagaag gaaacgTTAGCGACACAGAAGAAAAAGGTTCAATGAAATTTCCCAAGTTACCGGAGATAAATGACACTgcgttaaaaaaagaaatttcaaatttgatgataaatgCTGATGACAATTTACTCGATCAAGCCAAAAGTCATTGtttggaaataataaaaccaaCTGTCAATTATGCCGAGTCAACAATTGTGGATGTGTCCACTTCAGCAGTTGATGatctaaaaaaagaaagagtTATTAAATCTACAAGACGTTCCTCGGATGTCAAAGAGAGTAAAGTAAAGAAGAAGGTTTCAAAATCTTCTGAAACGTctgttaaaacaaaaaaaataacttctggtactaaaaagaaaaagaatttatttttggaatggGAGTACGCGTTAATGTATGAGATAAATAGAAtcaaaatgagaataaaaataataaaatcagcaATTGAAGTAGATATTGACTTCCTTCTTGGAAATATTAGACGAGGATTTATTTCTGCATATCGATCAATAAATGAAAGATATAAAagcgaaataaataatgtcgattatttaataaaattatttcacataGCGATTGATAACGGAAGAATATTTgaagaagaaataattttagttgacGATTGTTTTGTTATTCAAAGAGATCTATCGACTATTGATACCTTAGCTTCAGAAGACGATAAGAGTGACGATGATATTAAATTTCGATTAGAGCAATTGTGTTATCTGAAGGATGTACTCCAGAGTGTAGAACCTTGTGGAATTATTTCAAAGGTTGCATtcgtttatattttacaagaCTTAGTTATTTGTACGGAAGATGGagacgaagaagaagaagaattgGAAGAAGgggaatataaaatttcttctttacCTAAAGCATGGTTTGAATTAACGCCAAGAgagatcgaaaaaataattgatgaaatttttaaagatgaTACTGTCGATTGGAgagagtttattatttatgcattagatatttatttgagtCAAGACGCGTTGCTGGATGCTCTTTATGCTTTAAAAAAGTTAGACAGTAATAATGATGAAATTATTAGTAAAGAAGAATTTTTATCTGTGCATCTCTCGCCTTTTAATTTCGAAAGTGATCATGAAGCAGTTGATGAAAAAATGGTCAGAGAAGAAATATTTGACAAAGAAATTAAGGAAGAATTCCTTgagaaagaaattttaaaaaatattgatcagaataatccaataaaattagaaaatgaaCAGACTATTGAAGTTActggagaaaaaaaagaaatcatgGATGGAAAAGAcataaatacagaaaaaagaaatagtgATGAAGAAATAGAACGACTTTACttgatgaaattatttgtctgcaatatattttcaattgatgataataatgtcaATTACATGGACATTTTATTGGCGTTTTGTAAAGATGATAACCCGGTTTATGGTTTCGGTAAAGCTCTGAGTGTAGCTCTTAGTCAGAGTATTTGTTTGGATTATGAAGAAGGAGAAAGATATGTTGTAAATATTGAGAAGAAATACCTGGCGAAAGAAGTGAGGAAACAAGCTAAGGAA ATGTGTAGAAGATGCGTTGGCCAATTGATTGATGAAGTCATTGATTACTGCGATGAATCGGCTATTAAAATTAGTGAGACTGCTAATATAAAGTATGATGATAATGAGCCGTATGAGGATGACGATATGCAAGTGATGACTTATAAAGATGACATCGATCTGcttttcattaataatgaagatttttatgattatcaGAATCATaacgttatatattttaatgctGGTGGTCATCGTGCTAGAAGAACGAGTACTCGTAAAGTGATTTATTggatatcaataaatttctgtgag gaggttttagttaaattattaccaaaaaaagttatcgaaCAAGTGAATATTAGTACAGAGATgtcattaaatgaaaatttacaagtggTTAGTAGTGAAGTGCAGTGTAATATTAAAGTGAATCCTAAATTCGTGTTGGCTCATCGTCTCATCCATCATGACTTCATTATCAAGTTACTCGAGTCTACAAATAAATTCACCAACAAAAATCTGAACAGCGTCGTGCGGAAAGTGATGGaggagagaaaataa
- the LOC103580461 gene encoding G/T mismatch-specific thymine DNA glycosylase encodes MIKILKVRSQVNSFYKTKSTIMSKKKNGRFEGVSEEEIMKKTNSLPDYLQPDLDVVFVGINPSLTAAFKGRYYAGPGNHFYKLLHASELVPSYVPFDEDYKLLEYNIGLTNIVDRATRSSADLNSKEIKRGCDIVDEKLKKFKPKLAVFNGKCIYQIFAQQFGKTKFNFGLQNEKIGDTAIWVVPSSSARCSNYPRMVDKLHFYQAIKKHILFLRGEIPDINLSEFYSMDLKKSTVNKNQNVADEYPQYFITEILDGTQNKSNENKDKEEIGEYSVKNNDTQSCYFLTDIKKGEDETVSASGSVLSEEISDEGKEEINDESKEEIKSFINKGGKAKKNLKRSRDESEGGSLFKLKSKDKNDKGGSVDFMSLIKQRLLEKEKKNNEDNNEVNDK; translated from the coding sequence atgattaaaattctCAAAGTTAGATCCCAggtaaattcattttataaaacaaaaagtacCATAAtgtctaagaaaaaaaacggCCGGTTCGAGGGAGTGTCAGAAGAagaaataatgaagaaaaccAATTCGCTACCAGATTATTTGCAGCCGGATTTGGATGTCGTTTTTGTGGGCATAAACCCAAGCTTAACGGCTGCATTCAAAGGTCGTTATTATGCAGGGCCCGGTAATCATTTTTACAAACTACTGCATGCATCTGAATTAGTACCAAGTTACGTTCCTTTTGATGAAGACTACAAATTACTTGAATATAACATCGGACTGACAAATATTGTCGATCGCGCAACTCGATCATCTGCCGATTTAAACTCTAAGGAAATAAAACGAGGTTGTGATATCGTTGATGAAAAGCTGAAGAAATTCAAACCGAAATTGGCGGTTTTCAATGGGAAGtgtatttatcaaattttcgcCCAACAGTTTGGGAAgacgaaatttaatttcggtCTTCAGAATGAAAAAATCGGTGACACTGCTATTTGGGTCGTACCTTCAAGTAGTGCAAGGTGTTCAAATTACCCGCGTATGGTagataaattacatttttatcaagctataaaaaaacatattctATTTTTACGTGGCGAAATACCAGATATTAATCTCagtgaattttattcaatggatttaaaaaaatcgacggttaataaaaatcaaaatgtagCTGATGAGTATCCGCAGTATTTTATAACAGAAATTCTTGATGGTACGCAGAATAAATCGAATGAAAATAAAGACAAAGAAGAAATAGGTGAATATtcggtaaaaaataatgacactCAATcgtgttattttttaacggaTATAAAAAAAGGTGAGGATGAGACAGTAAGTGCTAGCGGTAGTGTTCTGTCAGAAGAAATAAGCGATGAAGgcaaagaagaaataaatgatgaaagtaaagaagaaataaaaagttttataaataaaggcgggaaagctaaaaaaaatttaaaaagaagtCGAGATGAGAGTGAAGGAGGATCtctatttaaattgaaatctaAAGATAAGAATGATAAGGGCGGGAGTGTTGATTTTATGAGTTTGATTAAGCAGAGATTGttagagaaagaaaaaaaaaataatgaggaTAACAATGAAgtgaatgataaataa
- the LOC103580460 gene encoding ADP-ribosylation factor-like protein 8B-A, whose amino-acid sequence MFALINRILDWLKSLFWKEEMELTLIGLQYSGKTTFVNVIASGQFSEDMIPTVGFNMRKITKGNVTIKIWDIGGQPRFRSMWERYCRGVNAIVYMMDAADPDKIEASRNELHNLLDKPQLSGIPVLVLGNKRDLPNALDENGLIDRMNLSAIQDREICCYSISCKEKDNIDITLQWLIAHSKGSVR is encoded by the coding sequence ATGTTTGCATTAATAAATCGTATATTGGACTGGTTAAAGTCATTATTTTGGAAGGAAGAAATGGAATTGACTTTGATTGGACTTCAATACAGTGGGAAAACAACATTTGTTAACGTTATTGCCTCCGGGCAGTTCAGTGAAGACATGATACCCACAGTAGGCTTCAATATGCGTAAAATAACCAAAGGGAATGTCACCATTAAAATATGGGACATCGGAGGGCAGCCTAGGTTTAGATCCATGTGGGAGAGATACTGTAGAGGAGTTAATGCTATCGTTTATATGATGGATGCCGCTGATCCCGATAAAATAGAGGCTAGTCGTAACGAATTGCATAATCTCCTGGACAAACCTCAGCTATCGGGTATTCCTGTTTTAGTACTAGGCAATAAAAGAGATCTCCCCAATGCTCTAGATGAAAACGGTCTAATAGATAGAATGAATCTCTCAGCAATTCAAGATCGCGAAATTTGTTGCTACAGTATTTCTTGTAAAGAAAAAGATAATATTGACATAACCCTTCAATGGCTTATAGCTCATTCCAAAGGTAGTGttcgttaa